One Roseburia rectibacter DNA window includes the following coding sequences:
- the spoIIIAD gene encoding stage III sporulation protein AD → MDILRISVLGIAGVLLAVLLQKEKSEYSMFISMAVCICIFIYIIGKVETVIDFAKKMQSFAAVDQTYITLILKMVGITYVAEFAMNICKDAGYAAVGNQIELFAKLSILVLSIPVLTVFLETVGSFL, encoded by the coding sequence ATGGACATTTTAAGAATATCGGTTCTTGGTATCGCAGGCGTTCTTCTGGCTGTGTTACTGCAGAAAGAAAAAAGTGAATACAGTATGTTTATCAGTATGGCGGTCTGCATCTGCATTTTTATCTATATTATTGGAAAGGTGGAAACGGTCATTGACTTTGCAAAAAAAATGCAGTCGTTTGCTGCGGTGGATCAGACGTATATCACACTGATCTTAAAAATGGTCGGGATCACCTATGTGGCGGAGTTTGCAATGAATATCTGCAAAGATGCCGGATATGCGGCGGTTGGAAATCAGATCGAACTGTTTGCAAAACTGTCGATTTTAGTCTTAAGTATCCCGGTTTTAACCGTATTTTTAGAGACTGTCGGGAGTTTTTTATGA
- the spoIIIAC gene encoding stage III sporulation protein AC has translation MSVNLIFKIAAVGILVTVISQVLKHSGREEHAFLTSLAGLLIVLFWIVPYIYELFETMQSLFAL, from the coding sequence ATGAGTGTTAATTTGATATTTAAAATTGCAGCGGTCGGGATTTTAGTCACGGTCATCAGTCAGGTGTTAAAACACAGCGGAAGAGAGGAACATGCGTTTCTGACAAGTCTTGCAGGACTTTTGATCGTCCTCTTCTGGATCGTTCCATATATTTATGAATTGTTTGAGACCATGCAGTCGCTGTTTGCACTATAA